The Choristoneura fumiferana chromosome 11, NRCan_CFum_1, whole genome shotgun sequence genome includes a region encoding these proteins:
- the LOC141432791 gene encoding uncharacterized protein encodes MPPRTRGVKASKTSKENINIITKNKVKTAKPVRKPLADKTNSASDENASPEPVKKVIQKSTKSSRKVVPNDENASPEPVKKVIQKNTKSSRKIVPDVIDEERPRRNRRLPTRYVENLVLNNLSNSKESAISPSKLNAKSPVKNSSKVESPFKSPINLDNSLLANRPRRVSRLPSKFDDQSESPNKATIQPCHTSTPLVPKSKNLLNNVPRTLSDKQKGILDNELLQKEMPQKILQQKVTPQKVIAQKAKQLKVTPQKQTKVVPQKVISQNNKQMNESPQNTKHAQTKLVQKKLSDIVKDNTHANIDTKRTRRVRKPVEYKEVTLSPKLKSPETTKPSNNNGKKILKASSSFRVLEDKKENNRDNLDVYEFTFDPTQEPPPQKKKKKKVTNRKQAKPKTRVYNNNYEKNLARALADLKNTVNKKTEKGGIPSSAANNNAQQVAITQPPVPNQSGVVICTTAQIHNNPDNNNTVKSKVVTKNHASIRVEDIAADFEATIDHHDDINYSPVNSPHCNDIEPNNTGNVTPDREAIIRFDDPLNLRNELSFFDEQPVASSSMNMSTRNPTATPWRVEFENLPIKWQANTYVKPDMTPALESSYINQFDDGKKKHVYTNMIAQENDVLPDIIENEAPKLKQTSIISFIKEVIERSASKKKKLKETPKKANSLFDDPNTSVNTVGNKTPSKDKSDSSEQITSKENETSAELNKVHKRKNDGDINPTPAKVSRKDKENTLFGFDDSENQQENMSPVEIVNKNRLRNLRSRSGAVLKELNKQTGPMRVDLPAAMKTKMAPSSDVVEKIFDQMKSATDAPVLLDAQEDGVETTNVADMPVERASIDDDSQSVHLFEDIELVHHVKPTRKSYGKSKKVTFRQHSSDSEERGEVARNLSSDEEDLSFHLPEVKTKRATKKKKTKKQLLSKKEKAEVDAWAACFNSMCEDIEEFDLVVE; translated from the exons ATGCCACCTAGAACGCGCGGAGTAAAGGCATCGAAAACATCAAAAGAAAATATCAATATCATTAccaaaaacaaagtaaaaactGCGAAACCAGTTCGAAAACCTCTAGCGGACAAAACTAATTCGGCGTCTGACGAAAATGCTTCACCAGAACCAGTTAAAAAGGTTATACAAAAAAGTACGAAGTCGTCGAGAAAAGTCGTGCCTAATGACGAAAATGCTTCACCAGAACCAGTTAAAAAGGTTATTCaaaaaaatacgaagtcctCGAGAAAAATTGTGCCTGATGTGATTGATGAAGAAAGACCACGTCGAAACAGGCGTTTACCGACCAGATATGTGGAAAACCTGGTATTGAACAACTTGTCAAACAGCAAAGAGAGTGCAATATCGCCCAGTAAACTTAATGCTAAATCTCCAGTTAAAAACTCTTCTAAGGTAGAATCTCCATTTAAATCCCCTATCAATTTAGACAACAGTTTGCTGGCAAATCGTCCACGAAGGGTCAGCCGACTACCTTCAAAATTTGACGACCAGTCCGAGAGCCCTAACAAGGCTACAATTCAACCATGCCATACAAGCACACCATTGGTGCCAAAATCGAAAAATCTGCTTAATAATGTGCCAAGAACATTAAGTGATAAACAAAAAGGTATATTGGATAACGAGTTATTACAGAAAGAAATGCCACAGAAAATATTGCAACAGAAAGTTACTCCCCAAAAAGTAATAGCACAAAAAGCTAAGCAACTGAAAGTTACACCtcagaaacaaacaaaagttgTGCCCCAGAAAGTTATATCACAAAATAACAAGCAAATGAATGAATCCCCACAAAACACTAAACATGCACAAACAAAACTGGTTCAAAAGAAACTCTCTGACATTGTCAAAGATAATACTCATGCGAACATTGACACAAAAAGAACAAGACGAGTAAGAAAACCTGTTGAGTACAAAGAAGTAACATTAAGTCCCAAATTAAAAAGTCCAGAGACTACCAAACCCAGTAATAAcaatggtaaaaaaatattgaaagcaAGTTCCTCTTTTAGAGTCCTTGaagataaaaaagaaaataatagagATAACCTAGATGTCTATGAATTCACATTTGACCCAACTCAAGAGCCTCCaccacaaaagaaaaaaaagaagaaagtaaCCAACAGAAAACAAGCAAAGCCAAAAACAAGAGTTTAcaacaataattatgaaaaaaatttgGCAAGAGCACTGGCAGACTTGAAGAATACTGTTAATAAGAAAACAGAAAAAGGTGGCATTCCTTCTAGTGCTGCTAATAATAATGCTCAACAAGTGGCTATTACTCAACCACCTGTGCCTAATCAATCAGGTGTTGTAATTTGTACAACTGCCCAAATACACAACAATCctgacaataataatacagtaaAAAGCAAAGTGGTAACTAAAAATCATGCTTCCATTCGTGTTGAGGATATTGCTGCTGATTTTGAGGCTACTATTGACCATCATGATGATATAAACTACTCACCTGTTAATTCACCCCATTGTAATGACATAGAACCAAACAATACAGGTAATGTGACTCCAGACAGAGAAGCTATTATTAGATTTGATGATCCTCTAAATTTACGCAATGAGCTTAGCTTCTTTGATGAGCAACCAGTAGCAAGCAGTAGTATGAATATGTCCACAAGAAATCCCACAGCAACACCGTGGCGTGTGGAATTTGAAAACTTGCCAATTAAATGGCAGGCCAATACATATGTCAAACCAGACATGACACCTGCTTTGGAGAGCTCTTATATAAACCAATTTGATGATGGTAAGAAGAAACATGTTTACACAAACATGATTGCACAGGAAAATGATGTATTGCCAGATATTATAGAGAATGAGGCGCCAAAATTAAAGCAAACAAGCATCATATCTTTTATTAAAGAAGTCATAGAAAGAAGTGccagtaaaaaaaagaaattaaaggaGACTCCAAAAAAAGCAAATTCTTTGTTTGATGATCCTAATACTTCTGTAAATACTGTTGGCAACAAAACACCAAGTAAAGATAAATCTGACTCCTCTGAACAAATCACTAGTAAGGAAAATGAAACCAGTGCAGAATTAAACAAAGTACATAAGCGTAAAAATGATGGTGATATAAATCCAACACCAGCGAAAGTATCTCGCAAAGATAAAGAGAATACATTATTTGGTTTTGATGACAGTGAAAACCAACAAGAAAACATGTCACCAGttgaaattgtaaataaaaatagattacGGAACTTGAGGAGTCGGTCAGGAGCTGTGCTcaaagaattaaataaacagaCTGGTCCTATGAGAGTTGACTTACCTGCTGCCATGAAAACTAAAATGGCACCAAGTTCGGATGTTGTGGAAAAGATTTTTGATCAGATGAAATCTGCTACTGATGCTCCAGTGTTATTAGATGCACAAGAAGATGGAGTAGAAACTACAAATGTAGCAGATATGCCTGTTGAAAGGGCATCCATAGATGACGACAGCCAGTCTGTACATTTGTTTGAAGACATTGAATTAGTTCATCATGTAAAG CCAACTCGCAAAAGCTATGGTAAATCAAAGAAGGTCACATTCCGTCAACACTCTTCAGACAGTGAGGAACGTGGGGAAGTTGCCCGTAACTTGTCAAGTGATGAAGAGGACTTGAGCTTCCATCTGCCTGAAGTCAAGACCAAGAGAGcaactaaaaagaagaagacTAAGAAACAGTTGCTGTCCAAGAAAGAG AAAGCGGAGGTAGACGCATGGGCAGCTTGCTTCAACTCGATGTGTGAAGATATTGAAGAATTCGACCTGGTGGTTGAATAA